Proteins encoded together in one Oncorhynchus masou masou isolate Uvic2021 chromosome 3, UVic_Omas_1.1, whole genome shotgun sequence window:
- the LOC135509445 gene encoding U6 snRNA-associated Sm-like protein LSm7 — translation MADRNKEGEKKKKESIFDLSKYIDKQIRVKFQGGREASGVLKGFDPLLNLVLDSTIEYLRDPDDQFKLTEDTRQLGLVVCRGTSVVLICPQDGMEAIPNPFIQQQDG, via the exons GACAGAaataaggaaggagagaagaaaaaGAAGGAGAGCATCTTTGACCTGTCCAAGTACATCGATAAACAAATCCGTGTCAAGTTCCAGGGAGGACGAGAGG CCAGTGGAGTCCTAAAGGGGTTTGACCCCCTGTTGAACCTGGTATTGGACAGCACCATCGAGTACTTGCGAG ACCCTGACGACCAGTTCAAGCTGACCGAGGACACGCGACAGCTGGGCCTGGTGGTGTGTCGAGGGACCTCAGTGGTGCTCATCTGTCCTCAGGACGGCATGGAggccatccccaaccccttcatCCAACAGCAGGATGGATAG
- the LOC135509453 gene encoding death-associated protein kinase 3-like, which produces MAGFRQEDVEAFYDMGEELGSGQFAIVRKCKDKSSGSEYAAKLIKKRRLSSSRRGVSREEIEREVNILREIQHSNIITLHDIFENKTDVILILELVSGGELFDFLAEKESLTEEEATQFLKQILDGVYYLHSKRIAHFDLKPENIMLLDKNVSNPRIKLIDFGIAHQIKAGNEFKNIFGTPEFVAPEIVNYEPLGLEADMWSIGVITYILLSGASPFLGETKQETLTNISAVNYDFDEEYFSNTSELAKDFIRRLLVKDPKKRMTIDDSLQHPWIKVIKRRNVRQEESGKKPERRRLKTTRLKEYTIKSHSSMPPNNTYVNFERFSQVLEEIAAAEEGLRDLEQNQRSCREDVAALLSIYEEKEGWYKEENQSIASDLGHIRQELQRTQAQRRQSQEDARATMLAANALKRKFGRLENRYEVLAEQVASEVLWVEELVRGIEKDSLVMP; this is translated from the exons ATGGCTGGCTTCAGACAAGAGGATGTGGAGGCATTCTATGATATGGGAGAGGAGCTGGGGAG TGGACAATTCGCCATCGTACGGAAGTGTAAAGACAAGAGTTCTGGCTCGGAGTACGCCGCCAAGTTAATCAAGAAGCGTCGCCTGTCGTCCAGCCGCCGGGGCGTAAGCCGCGAGGAGAtcgagagggag GTGAACATTCTGAGAGAGATCCAGCACAGCAACATCATCACGCTGCACGACATCTTCGAGAACAAGACGGACGTCATCCTCATCCTGGAGCT AGTGTCTGGAGGGGAACTATTTGACTTCCTGGCAGAGAAGGAGTCTCTAACAGAGGAGGAGGCCACACAGTTCCTCAAACAGATCCTGGACGGGGTCTACTATCTACACTCCAAACGCATCGCTCATTTTGACCTGAAG CCAGAGAACATCATGCTGCTTGATAAGAACGTCTCCAACCCCAGGATCAAACTCATCGACTTTGGCATTGCTCATCAGATCAAAGCTGGAAATGAGTTTAAGAATATCTTTGGAACGCCAGAGTTTGTTG CTCCAGAGATAGTCAACTATGAACCACTTGGACTGGAGGCTGACATGTG GAGTATTGGAGTGATCACGTACATTCT TTTGAGTGGTGCCTCTCCGTTCCTGGGGGAGACCAAGCAGGAGACTCTGACCAACATCTCTGCTGTCAACTATGACTTTGACGAGGAGTACTTCAGCAATACCAGTGAGCTGGCCAAGGACTTCATCAGGCGCCTGCTGGTCAAGGATCCCAA GAAGAGGATGACCATCGATGACAGCCTTCAGCATCCCTGGATCAAG gTGATCAAGAGGCGGAACGTGCGCCAGGAGGAGAGCGGGAAGAAGCCGGAGCGCAGGCGCCTGAAGACCACGCGTCTAAAGGAGTACACTATCAAGTCCCACTCTTCCATGCCCCCAAACAATACCTACGTCAACTTCGAACGCTTCTCCCAGGTGCTGGAGGAGATCGCTGCTGCTGAGGAGGGGCTGAGAGACCTGGAACAGAACCAGAG GTCGTGCCGGGAGGACGTGGCTGCTCTCCTGTCTATCTACGAGGAGAAGGAGGGTTGGTACAAGGAGGAGAACCAGAGCATCGCCAGCGACCTGGGTCACATCCGCCAGGAGCTGCAGCGTACCCAGGCCCAGCGCAGGCAGAGTCAGGAGGATGCCCGTGCCACCATGCTGGCTGCTAACGCCCTCAAGAGGAAGTTTGGCCGTCTGGAGAACCGTTACGAGGTCCTGGCAGAGCAGGTGGCATCAGAGGTGCTCTGGGTGGAGGAGCTGGtcagggggatagagaaggacaGCCTCGTCATGCCCTGA